GCGAGCCCACAGTCATGCGCCGTGCACGTGAGAGATCCCGCGCACTACAAACAGAAAcacagaaaattaaatcaactTTCGACTTTGATAACAGCGAACCGAGTTCGTTCTCAACAAACACTAGCCGTACGATGCGAATCCAACGGTTGACAAGGCGCGTGTGTACTTATGTCATATGCAACCGAAACCCACGCGACATCCACTCTCTcactcttctttctctctctcacacaccgtcttccttctctctccctACTCTGAAATCGCCCGGAGCTTCAGAAAACCCTAACACGGTTCTTTTGTCCCCTCAATCTCGTTGTTGACGCGAGTTGAGGTTCTTCAACGCCGAAATTtgaaggttttttttttcgaattaaTTTATCATACCTATACTTAGCCTTTTGTTACTGTAAGTTAGGGTTCCTAATTTTCCGTAATGATTTCTGCGACAGCTACTGTCTATAGATGATTTTTCTTTCCTTCCGTTCCTTATGTGAATTTCACTATAAATTTTACACTTTTGTAGTTTTGACCTGGAATCagaattttttgttattttttaaaattgaggaTTTAAATTGTGTCATGTACCTATGATGTCACCCTACTTAaatgaactttttgttttgttagcatAGTTTTGATATATGAGATTTCTGGTGAATTTTGTCAGTTTTGAATTGATAACGTACACTTTAAACAAGACTTTGTCTTTATCATAAATAGTTTGTTTGTCACAAATTGTTAGCTTCATTTGGTATGTTTTAGTAACATCTATCATGTTTCCTTAATTTTCAAAAGAAAATTCCAAAAAGCTCGCTTGTGTTATTCTTTACCTTTGTTAAGCTTCATTTCATTATTGAGAACATTGGAGGTGGAATTGATTTAACAGGTGTGAAGAGGACATGATAGCGGCATTTTGTTTGAAAAAGTCCAGCGTGGTGGTTGAAGAAGATCAATTTCGAAAACTTCAGGAGCTGCATTGTGTAGTTTTGCATTTACTTGTAACCTTGGCAACTTAGATGGTCTTTCTGTTTGATATGATTGAAGGCATTGGTTCTTGCTGCATGGTGTTACCCACGAAATAGTTGCTGAGTAATTTTGCAGCATAAATTGTTGAAGGTGGATGTTCAAGTGGTACTTAAACATGGGGGAAAGAAGTGGCCATCTATCTGCTACAGATGATGGAGCTGCTGAACCTAGTGATGGGGAAGTTAATAATGCTGAAAACTCTGGTTCTCATGTTGAGGATGGGGCTTCCGAGCCTCATCTCGGTATGGGGTTTGAATCTGAAGATGCTGCAAAGAATTTCTATAACGAGTATGCCCGACGTTTGGGTTTCAACCCCAAAGCTAGCCCTCAGAGTCGTTCAAAACCTGATGGGGCAAATGCGTATCGGGAATTTGTTTGTGGTGGCGATGGTTTAAAAAGAAAGCCTAATGAAACTTGTAATGCAATGATTAGGATAGAGCGAAAGGGTCAACATAAGTGGTTTGTTACAAAATTTGTGAAGGAGCATAGTCATTCCACGTCAAGTTCCGGTGAAGTGCACAGTCTTCAGCCACGTAGGCACTTTTCTAGCGTCGGAAGAACAATGCCTGAAACTTACCAAGGAGTGGGGCTTGTTCCCAGCGGTGTCATGTATATATCTATGGATAGGGCTCCTGGGAATCGCAATTCCACTGAGAACATTCATGGTAGTAGGAATTTTCCTGCAGTTGGTGCTAAGACTAATCACCAAGTTTCTGCAGTTGTTACCAAGACTAATCACCAAGTTCCTGCAGTTGCTGCTAAGACTAATCACCAAGTTCCTGCAGTTGTTGCGAAGACTAATCaccaaataaaaaattcttcatCAATGAATTATACTGTTAAACAGCCTGTTCAGAAGAAGACACTTGGGAGGGATTGTCAGAACCTGCTGGAGTATTTTAAGAGAATGCAGGCGGAAAACCCTGGTTTCTTCTATGCTATACAACTTGATGAAGATAACCATATGTCTAATGTGTTTTGGGCAGATGCAAGATCAAGGAGTGCTTACAATCATTTCGGTGATGCAATTAATCTGGACACAACATTCAAAGTGTATCAATACAAAGTACCATTTGTACCATTCACTGGGGTAAACCATCATGGCCAGACAATTTTATTTGGTTCTGCACTCCTTTTGGATGATTCTGAAGATTCTTTTGTGTGGCTTCTCAAGACATTTCTGACAGCAATGAATGACCGCCACCCCATTTCTATCACTACTGGTCAAGATAGAGCCATTCAGAGTGCAGTTTCACAAGTTTTCCCCCATGCACGGCACTGTCTAAACAAGTGGGATGTCTTGAGAGAAGGTCAGGAAAGGTTGGCTCATGTATGTCACATGCATCCAAATTTTCAGGGTGAACTTTATAATTGTATTAACCTGACTGAAACGATTGAAGAGTTTGATTCATCTTGGAATTCTATTATGGAAAAGTATGAACTTGGAAGAAATGAATGGCTTCAGTCATTGTACAATGCTCGTGCTCAGTGGGTCCCAGCATATTTCCGTGATTCATTTTTTGCTGCAATATCTCCTAATCATGGATTTGATAGCTCTTTTTTCGATGGTTTTGTTAACCCGCAAACAACATTACCAATTTTCTTTAGGCAGTATGAACAAGCTATGGAGATGTGGTTTGAAAGGGAAATAGAATTAGATTCTGAGACAATTTGCAGCCAACCTGTTTTGAAGACACCTTCACCAATGGAGAAACAGACTGCTAATCTTTATACACGAAAAGTATTTTCAAAGTTTCAAGAGGAACTAGTTGAAACTTTTGTTTATACTGCAAACAGAATTGAAGAAGAAGGGGCAAATAGCATATTCAGGGTTGCTAAATTTGAGGATGACCAAAAGGCATATATTGTCACATTAAACCATTCCGAGTTGAAGGCTGAGTGTAGTTGTCAAATGTTTGAGTATTCAGGCATTCTGTGTAGGCATGTCCTAACTGTTTTCACTGTTACTAATGTACTTACTTTACCATCCCATTACATCTTGAAACGGTGGACAAGGAATGCAAAAAGTTATGTTGGATTGGATGAACATGCCAGTGAATCACATGGAGTGGATTCTATGACATCTCGTTATGGCACTCTGTGTCGAGAAGCCATAAAATATGTGGAGGATGGGGCAATATCTGTGGAAACTTATAGTGCTGCAATGGGTGCTCTTAGAGATGTAGGAAAGAAAGTTGCTGCCGCAAAGCGAAATTTTGCAAAAGTTGCACCGGCTAGTATTAGGAGTATCAGCAATGCTCATGATGACAAGAAAAACCAGACTTCAAGATCAGATACACCCCCTCTTTTGTGGCCACGGCATGATGAAACAACAAGGAGGTTTAATCTTAATGATGCTGGTGCACCTGTTCAACAGTCATTTGGTGATCTAAACTTCCCTAGAATGGCTCCAGTATCTGTCCAGCGAGATGATGGTCAAGATGAAAACATGGTAAATGAATGAGAACTTTCTTGGTTTTGTTTAGTTTGTTTATTTACTGTGTTTCTGCGATTGGAATAGGACTGGATGGTGTTGAACTGGTCTTTGGGTTCATTCATGTAGGTTGTTCTTCCCTGTATGAAATCAATGACATGGGTAATGGAAAATAGAAGCTCAACTCCGGGGAATAAAGTAGCTGTTATCAATCTGAAGGTATGGTCATAGTAATCTAAAATAGTGAGAAAGAGGCAGTAGCATTCTTCATTTAGTCAAAGTTGGTTGAGATACCTATCCTTGCCTGAGAAGTTTATGGAACAGAATTAACTTAAGCCCTTCTTGGGTATAAATGCCTTCTGTATTTTGTAGGAGACTTATTTGTGGCATAATTCTTTGCTTTTAACTTGCACATTTTAACAAATAACAACTGGTTAGGAGCTCAAGTTCCTTGCATATTTCAATTGCAGTTACAAGATTATACCAAGGTTCCATCAGCAGAAACGGAGGTTAAGTTTCAGCTCTCTAGAGTTTCTTTGGAACCAATGTTGAAGTCTATGGCCGGCATCAGTGAACAACTTTCTACACCAGCTAATAAGGTTGCTGTAATAAATCTGAAGGTGCGTTGATTAATGATCACTGCtgttttgtttttccataagaatatttttaaaacacatCACTTTGTTGTACCATGctatgttttcttttattccttcTTTTGTAGGGGGGAATCGGGACTCGGGATATCTAAATGTTGTTGTTGATTTGAATTCACGAGAAATACTTGTTATTGATAGGCTTGTGAAGGAAGATAATTGTAATTAGTCTTTCACTCTTTCTGGATATAAAAAGGGAAGGGAACTAATAAACTCTTCATGACAGGCCTAGTATCTCAAAACTAACTGTAATTGGCAAAATTGAAGCCATATTTTGATACAACCAGCTTCTATGTGGTGCAATAATTTCATTCATGAAATTTTTGTAGAAATCATTTGAGACCTGTTTATTTTTGGCACTAGGCAGAAGAGTGTGCCTTTATTTGTCCTCTTGATGACCTATATCTCCACCCTCCCACAATATCACATTTCTTCATTTTTGGGCAATACTtgatgtttctttttattttagttttaattgtatGGACAGTCTggtttctaataattttttttctttgatcaGTGTTTGGATTGTTAAAATTCTTTAAATTGTTTCAGCTTCAAGACTCCGACACAATTTCTGGCGAGTCTGAAGTCAAGTTTCAGGTTTCCAGGGACACATTGGGTGCTATGCAACGATCAATGTCCTATATCCGTGAGCAACTTTCTTCTGATGTAAGTTATCTTCTGTTGTCATCGTGCAAATTTCAAGAGAGCTAATTACTAAAGGCTTAAGAATCCTGTTAAAATCTGTTGATTCAGGTGTCCCTAGTTCCTAGTTTTATGCCACCATTGAGTGTGTTCTCTAGGGGGATATTAATGCATTTATGTGGTGAAATTTGGCAGGGCTATGTGCAGTCAGATCCTATCTCTGTAACAAAAAGGCAGAAGAAGTGAAGcatagatttttatttttgtgccCAGGTGGGGTGTGTTAATCTTATTTCTGGCAGATTGGTGACAATGGCAATGGATACCCCAATGGCTTAGAAAATCTAGTGTTTCTTTTGTTTTGGTTAGTCTCTTTTTCTATGTAAGTTTGTCTAACATATTTGTATATGTATCATATCGTAGGCAGCACGTTGTTTATATAGGAAGCCTTTTGTCATGCCATTCTGCATAAGTAATGCTTTAGTGTCATTTTAGGAACTATATCCCAGGCTGGTCACAAAATCACTTTGAGTCATCAATATTCACAAAGTAATATAATGACTAGGAGTTATTCTTAGATTATTTCGTGGTGGTTATCTTTTATGGAAATTTTAGAAAAGAAGCGACATCGAACTCCTATGGCAAATCAACAATATTTGTTTGTAAATATTTCAGAGTAATAATATTCACACTCAAATACCATAATCATAATGTTCCTGCCCCAAAAAGAATATAGCAGTGCAAAACTAGAAATGTTCCATGTAAATAATCtgttcaaattcaaatttcacaGAGACTTGGATGACAAAATAGTTGTTATAAAATCATCCAATGATCTCAGTGAAGAACCTTTCACTTCTCCATTCTCTGTTGTTGCTTCTCTCATAAGCACTGCAATCTCTTTTGCTTTTGCTTTCATCTCTTTTCCCTTCCCTCCTTGATCCATAACTGTTTCAATGACATTCTTCACTTCCTCCCCTGAAATAACACTTTCAACTGTTGCTGTGAGTATAACACCCACACCCAATTCTTCCTCTAACATCTTAGCATTGTAAGCTTGTTCTGCTGCCAATGGCCACCCAATTATTGGAACCCCATAACTTAGGCTCTCCAACATTGAATTCTGCCCACAATGGCTTAAAAAGGCTCCTGTTGAACTATGTGATAGAATCTCCAATTGGGGTCCCCATTTATGCACCAACAAGCCTCTCTTGCTCTCCTTCATCCTCTCTTCGAACCCTTCCGGCAACCATTGAGTGCCGAACTCTCCATTCATGTCATAACCGAAAGGTGGCCGGATAACCCAAATAAACGGCTTCCCACTCTTTTCCAACCCCTCGGCTAACGCCATCATCTGGGAAGCACTGATTGTGTTCTGTGATCCAAAAGATATGTAAAGAACAGAACTTTGATCCTTGGAATTCAGCCACTCAATGCATTCTTCAAGAGCTATGCCAGAAACTTTCCCTGCTCGTTGTTTCGAATTTGAATCCTTTATCTGAAGAGGACAAACACTCCAAACGGGAAGGTTAAGATACTTCCTCAGAAGATCCAAGGCAAAAGGCTCAAGCTCCTCAATTGTGTAGCAAATCCACCCATCAGATTTCATAGAAAGTGCAATCTGTGGAGGGAAGAATTTGGACCAATCATCATTCCCATCAGCTAGCCTTAACATCCTATGCATGTGAGAGCGCTTGAACCTGCAGCAGCAGCGACAGATCCAGAAAATTTTAGTAtcgaacaaaataaaatataatatactaaaaaccaGATATGTAAAAATTCATATTCCAAAATCTGAACCTATAATTTTCAGGGAACCCAGGTGTCCAAAACTCTTCAGAATCTGTTTTCCTGTGAGGAAAATGTGTCCAGATAGAGATGTAAGCCAAAGTTCCATAAGCACCACAAGTTGAGAAGGATATGTTCTTGGTGCCACAACTTTTTGCAACATTGGTGACCCAACCAAGAAACACATCAGAGATTACACAAAGTGGAGGGTGACCCTCTTCTTCAGTGATCTTCAATATCAAAGAACGAAGAGGGTCATCAAGGCTTGTAGAAGCATTGAAGAGCTTGATGATGGAAGTTAAGGGAAGCTTCTCTGTGTTCTCTATGTTTGGTGGTAGACCATGCTGGATTCCATTGAAGGGTAGCTCAGAAAGTTGAAGATGATCATGAATTGGTgtggaagaagaggaggaggaaagtGCTGATCTGAGGTATTGAATGTTAAGGGGAGTAGTGGCTATGGTGATTGTGAAGTTATTGTTAGTTCTTTGTAGAATGTGTTTTGCTAGTGCTAGGAATGGAATTAGATGGCCATGTGCCATGAAAGGTATCATTACTATGTGGCCATGTTTGTTGTTCTTTGAAGGATCTTGTGCCATtggagaaggaggaggatgatTAGAGAACTTCAATCTCTTTCTTTCATTCATTCTCCCTTTTGAGTCTTTCTTATAAGAAAAAAGtgtacaaaagaaaaagaaacatgtGAATCAGATTAGTCCAcgtatatttttgtattttttggtATGAATGAAAGCAAACAAGttatattcataatttcatacTTCACTTGACCAGAATTTTGGTGGAATGTACTATCACTTTCACTATTATGGGACAACTGATTTGGAAATAACAATGATTCTTAACTCAAGACAATTAGAGTTAAAGATATAAACCTAACTTGGTATCTAtattaattgaatttatttGACAATTTTTTATAGTTGTAAATGATAATTTACTACCATAAGAAACTATGTAGACAACTGAAAAAAGGAAGGAAATATGCAGGTGCAAATATATGCAAAGATATCTCTCTTTTTTGGTAGGTATTTTTTTAGTAGTTGTTGATGTAATGTATTTAGAATTAGAAATAAATACAAGAGAGAAGTATAtgttaagaaattattttttatttatttatttttaaattaggcATTATAGGAACACACTTTTTATTCTATTGTGTCATGTTTTAACTATTACATTTAAGAAAGAATCATATAGATGACCTATtc
The Arachis stenosperma cultivar V10309 chromosome 7, arast.V10309.gnm1.PFL2, whole genome shotgun sequence genome window above contains:
- the LOC130940876 gene encoding protein FAR1-RELATED SEQUENCE 3, producing the protein MFKWYLNMGERSGHLSATDDGAAEPSDGEVNNAENSGSHVEDGASEPHLGMGFESEDAAKNFYNEYARRLGFNPKASPQSRSKPDGANAYREFVCGGDGLKRKPNETCNAMIRIERKGQHKWFVTKFVKEHSHSTSSSGEVHSLQPRRHFSSVGRTMPETYQGVGLVPSGVMYISMDRAPGNRNSTENIHGSRNFPAVGAKTNHQVSAVVTKTNHQVPAVAAKTNHQVPAVVAKTNHQIKNSSSMNYTVKQPVQKKTLGRDCQNLLEYFKRMQAENPGFFYAIQLDEDNHMSNVFWADARSRSAYNHFGDAINLDTTFKVYQYKVPFVPFTGVNHHGQTILFGSALLLDDSEDSFVWLLKTFLTAMNDRHPISITTGQDRAIQSAVSQVFPHARHCLNKWDVLREGQERLAHVCHMHPNFQGELYNCINLTETIEEFDSSWNSIMEKYELGRNEWLQSLYNARAQWVPAYFRDSFFAAISPNHGFDSSFFDGFVNPQTTLPIFFRQYEQAMEMWFEREIELDSETICSQPVLKTPSPMEKQTANLYTRKVFSKFQEELVETFVYTANRIEEEGANSIFRVAKFEDDQKAYIVTLNHSELKAECSCQMFEYSGILCRHVLTVFTVTNVLTLPSHYILKRWTRNAKSYVGLDEHASESHGVDSMTSRYGTLCREAIKYVEDGAISVETYSAAMGALRDVGKKVAAAKRNFAKVAPASIRSISNAHDDKKNQTSRSDTPPLLWPRHDETTRRFNLNDAGAPVQQSFGDLNFPRMAPVSVQRDDGQDENMVVLPCMKSMTWVMENRSSTPGNKVAVINLKLQDYTKVPSAETEVKFQLSRVSLEPMLKSMAGISEQLSTPANKVAVINLKLQDSDTISGESEVKFQVSRDTLGAMQRSMSYIREQLSSDGYVQSDPISVTKRQKK
- the LOC130940877 gene encoding UDP-glycosyltransferase 92A1-like; this translates as MAQDPSKNNKHGHIVMIPFMAHGHLIPFLALAKHILQRTNNNFTITIATTPLNIQYLRSALSSSSSSTPIHDHLQLSELPFNGIQHGLPPNIENTEKLPLTSIIKLFNASTSLDDPLRSLILKITEEEGHPPLCVISDVFLGWVTNVAKSCGTKNISFSTCGAYGTLAYISIWTHFPHRKTDSEEFWTPGFPENYRFKRSHMHRMLRLADGNDDWSKFFPPQIALSMKSDGWICYTIEELEPFALDLLRKYLNLPVWSVCPLQIKDSNSKQRAGKVSGIALEECIEWLNSKDQSSVLYISFGSQNTISASQMMALAEGLEKSGKPFIWVIRPPFGYDMNGEFGTQWLPEGFEERMKESKRGLLVHKWGPQLEILSHSSTGAFLSHCGQNSMLESLSYGVPIIGWPLAAEQAYNAKMLEEELGVGVILTATVESVISGEEVKNVIETVMDQGGKGKEMKAKAKEIAVLMREATTENGEVKGSSLRSLDDFITTILSSKSL